The Nitrospinota bacterium genomic sequence TTGCCCGACGAGCGGTTTCCGATATACCGCACAGCGTCGATTGGCTCCCTTGTCCCCCCGGCGGTGACCACCACCTTGATACCAATCATGTCCCGATGGATCCCAAGCCTGTCCGCCACGGCGGCGGTTATCTCCTCCACCGGGGCCATTTTGCCTTCACCTTCGTCACCACAGGCCAAAAGGCCGCTGCAGGGGCCGATCACCGTCACCCCGCGTGATTTGAGTTTTTCGATGTTGTCCTGCACCGGCTGGTTTTGCCACATTTTGGTGTTCATCGCCGGGGCCATAAGCACAGGCAGGCCGCATGCGGTAAGCAATGTGCTGAGCATGTCGTCCGCCACGCCGTTGGCCATTTTGCCGATGATATTTGCGGTGGCCGGGGCGACAATCATCATGGAACATTCCCGGCCCAGCGTGATGTGGGGCATTGGCTCTTCCCCCGGTTCCGGCAATCCGGCCCGGATCACGGGCGATCCTGTGAGCGCCTCGAACGTGAGGGGGGTGACGAATTTTTCCGCGTTGGCCGTCATCACCACTTTTACGCCAAGCCCCAGGTCCATAAGGCGCCGGGCAAGATCGGCGGCCTTGTACGCCGCCACGCCGCCCGTCACGCCGAGGATAACCTTCATCAATAGAGAACCTTGTACAAAATTAATAATTATAGCAGGAGAGGGCGGACGGCTGACGTGATAATTTTTCGATTGCGTACTTGCGTGGAGTTTTTCACCACAGAGGCGCGGAGGCGCGGAGGGAGGAATTTAAAAGCTCATAGTCCCAATCAATGTTTGCTACGTTGTATATCAACCCTGGCTCATTGCAATAACCTCCTGAATACAGGTCCATGAATTTCCTGATCTTGGCGCCTCTGTGCCTCTGTGGTGAAATAATTATCTTAAAAACGGTCCGGCACGTGCTATTTTGCCTGTTAATTTCTTTGATGAAGCGTAAATTGTTATGGCGGCGGATGTTGTGTTAGAATCAGTCAGATAAGGACACGGCGCAGGCCGCGATAGCGGGGCCTTGGCCGCATAACGAAGGGAGACCGTTAATGTTTAAAAGATTCACCGAGCGGGCCCGCAAGGTGATTATCCTCGCTCGCGAGGAAGCCGAGAAAAACCAGCATGAATACCTTGGAACGGAACATCTGCTCCTTGGCGTGTTGAAAGACGCCGGCGGCGTGGCCGTTGCCGTGCTCCAGAGGCTCAGCGTGGACTTAAAGCAGGTTCGCGCCGAAGTGGAGCGGAACATGCCGCCAAGCTCGAACACACTTATCATCGGCGACATACCCTTCACCAGCCGGGCGAAGAAAGTGCTGGAATATTCCGTCGAGGAGGCCCGCTCCATGGGCCATAGCTATATCGGGACGGAGCATATCCTTCTTGGCCTGATGCGGGAAAAAGACGGTATCGGCGCCCGTGTCCTGGTCAATTTCGGGGTGACATACGCGGACGTGCGCGAACAGACCATCAGCCTGCTTCGTGAACCTGCCTCCACCCAGGAAAAACAACAGAGCAAGACCCCCGCGCTGGACGAATTCGGCCGGGACCTCACAGAGTTTGCCATCAAGGGAAAGCTCGACCCTGTCATCGGGCGGGACAAGGAAATAGAGCGGGTCATCCAGATACTGGCTCGCCGCACGAAGAACAACCCTGTGCTGATAGGCGAGCCCGGGGTGGGCAAGACCGCGATAGTGGAAGGGATGGCGCAAAGGATAGTCTCCCGCCAGGTGCCGCAGCTTTTATACGACAAACGCGTGATAAGCCTGGACCTGGGCTCCGTCATCGCCGGGACGAAATACCGCGGCCAGTTCGAGCAGCGGATAAAGGCGATCATGAAGGAGATCACCCAGGCGCATAACGTGATCCTGTTCATAGACGAGATACACACCCTTGTGGGCGCCGGGGCGGCGGAAGGGAGCGTGGACGCTTCGAACATGTTAAAGCCGGCGTTGTCGCGCGGTGAGATACAGTGCATCGGCGCCACCACGCTGGACGAGTACCGCAAATATATCGAGAAAAACGGGGCGCTGGAGCGCAGGTTCCAGCCGATCATCGTCCAGCCGCCGGGGGTGGACGAGACGATAGAGATCATCCGCGGGCTCAAAGAGGAATACGAGGCGCACCACAAGGCGGTGATCACCGACGAGGCGATCATATCCGCCGTGCGCCTTGCGGACAGGTATATTGCCGACCGGTTCCTGCCGGACAAGGCCATTGACGTGATAGACGAGGCTGGGAGCCGGGTGCATCTTCGCAAGGTGACGCTGCCGCCGGACATCCGGGACATGCAGAAGAAGATAGACGAACTGGTGGCCGACAAGAAGGAGCGGATCGAAAAGCAGGAGTTCGAGGCTGCGGTGGAACTGCGCGACAAGGAAGAGGAGATGCGGCTGGAGATGGACAGGCTGCGGGACCAGTGGGAGTCCCGGCAGGACCTTAGCCGCCCGATGGTGGGCGAAGAGGACATCGCCTATGTGGTCTCTTCGATCACCGGGATACCTCTGAGCAGGATAGAAAAAGAGGAGTCGCACAAGCTCCAGGTGATGTCCAACGAACTGAAGAAGAAGATTTTCGGCCAGGAAGAGGCGATAGACGGGGTGTGCAAGGCCATCCGGCGCTCCCGCATGGGGCTAAAAGAGCTTAACAAGCCGATGGGTGTGTTCCTGTTCCTCGGCCCGACGGGGGTGGGGAAGACGGAGCTTGCCAACGTGCTGGCCGAATACCTTTTCGGGGACAGGACATCGCTTATCAGGCTGGACATGTCCGAGTACATGGAAAAATTCGCGGCGTCCAAGCTCGTTGGCGCGCCCCCGGGCTATGTGGGCTACGAGGAGGGCGGGCAGTTGACGGAGCGCGTCCGCAGGCGGCCTTACGCCGTGGTGCTTTTCGACGAGATAGAAAAGGCGCACCCGGAGATATTCCACATGCTGCTTCAGATCATGGACGACGGGCGGCTGACGGACAGCTATGGGCGCACCGTGAGCTTCAAGAACGTGATATTGATAATGACCTCCAACCTTTCGGCGAGGATCATCGAAAAAGGCGCCACGCTGGGCTTCCAGGCGGACAACCCGGAGCAATCGCACAAGAAAATGAGCGACGGGATCAAGGCGGAGCTTCGCAAGACGTTCAACCCGGAATTTTTGAACCGGATTGACGAGATCGTCACATTCCACAAACTGGAGAAAGAGCATATCGCCCGGATTGTGGACCTGCAGATAGAAGAACTCAAGAAGCGGCTGGACGAGGAGGGGATCACGCTGGAGGTGGAGCAGTCCGCCAAGGAGCACCTGATCAACGAAGGGTTCGACCCATCCTATGGCGCCCGTCCGCTCAAGCGCGCCGTGCAGAAGCTCATCGAGAACCCGCTTTCCGAAGAGATGTTATACGGAAGGTTCAAGAGGGGCTCCTGGGTGACGGTGACGTTCGAGGAGGGCAAGCTTGAGTTCCACGAGAAGAATCCGCTGGTAGGCAGCGTGTGACGGTCCGGCCACCGGTGGAATGAAAAAACTCGAACGAAGCTCCTGGATTGCATTGGCGGCAGCCATTTTCATGGCGCCGCTTTTATTTTCCACGGCGTTTGCCGCTCCCCAGAAAACCGTGAAGGACATCCGCGTAAAGGGCGTGACCCGCGCGGACAAGAGCACGGTGCGCTATTACATCCACGCCAAGATCGGCAAGCCCTATAACGCGGCCGAGGCCGCCGAGGACATCCGCAGGCTGTACGGGCTCGGTTTTTTCGACGAGATAAGTCTGGACCTTTCCGACGAGCAGGGGGGCGTGGTCCTCACGTACGTGTTCAAGGAAAAGCCCTTCGTCCGCGAGATCGTCATCACAGGCTCCAAAGAGGTGGAGGAGAAGCTGGTCGCCGCGAAGATCAAGACCCAGAAGGGGACGTTTTTCCGGCAGGACCAGATACCCTGGGACTGCAACCGCATCAAGCAGGTGTACCGCAACAAGGGATTCTATTTTTCCGACGCGCGCGCCATCGTCAAAAAGCTCGGGGAAAACCAGGTGGACGTGGAGTTCGTCATAGACGAGGGGCAGAAGATACTCGTCGGCGGCGTCACATTCCGGGGCGCCACGGCCTTTTCCCAGCGGACCTTGCAAGGGCAGATAGAGAGCGAACCGGCGGCCTGGTACGCGTCGGTGTCGGACATGGGGACTTACAAGAAAGACGCGCTTAAGACCGACCTTCTGCGGCTGGAGTCGTATTACCACGACAACGGCTACATCAAGGTGAAGATATTCGACCCCGAAGTGGAGGTGGACAAGGAGAGGCGCAAGATATACATAACCTTCCCGCTGTCGGAAGGGGAGCAGTACCGTGTCGGCTCCATCCAGATAGAGGGGGACGAGGTATATACGGAGGCCGAGCTTGCCGAAAAGGTGAAGCTCAAGAGCGGCGACGTTTTCAACCGAAGCCAGTTCCGGCAGGACATATTCGAGATAACGGACATGTACTCGCAGAAGGGCTATGCCTTCGCCAACGTCCTTCCGGCGGTGGAGGCCAAGGAAGAGACGAAGACCGTGGACATGAAAATATCGGTGCAGAAGGGGAAGAAGGTCTATGTGGGCCGCATAAACATAAGCGGCAACGACGAGACCCGGGACCGGGTGATAAGGCGCGAGTTCCGCCTTGGCGAAGGGGAGCTTTTCAACAGCGAAAAGCTCCGGCGTTCCCGCCAGAGGATAAACAACCTCAGTTTCTTCGAAAACGTGGAGATCGAACAGCGCAGCAGGAAGGAAGAGGACCTTCTGGACATCGAGACCAAAGTGATAGAGCGCAACACCGGGCAGCTCTCCTTCTCGCTGGGCTACAGCTCCATTGAAAACCTGATAATCCAGGGGCAGGTGAAATGGGCCAACCTTATGGGCCGCGGGCAGGACCTTTCGTTCACCGTGGACTCGTCGTCCCGCAGGAGCGATTTTTCGGTGAGCTTCACCGAGCCTGCCATTTTCGACCGGGAGATCTCCGGCGGATTCGACGTTTACAACACGGCCTACACTTACGACGCCTATGAGACCCGAAACACCGGCGCCGGAATACGGATAGGCAAGTCGCTGGGTGAATACCTTTATGGACGGCTCGGCTACAAGCTTGAGAAGACCGAGGTGACCATAATTGACTCCACCACCGCAGGCTCTTACCTGCTGGCGCAGGAGGGGATAGCCACCACCGGCATGGTGTACCCGTCGCTGACGTACGACACCAGGAACGATCCGTACAGCCCCAGCGACGGGCAAAGGCTCTATGGCCTGTTCGAGCTTGGAGGCGCGGGGGGCGACCAGCAGTTCTGGAAAGGGACAGGCGAGCATGCCATTTACAAGGGGCTTCCGTTCAATTTTGTCGGCATGTTCCACACGAAGATAGGTATCGCCGACGGTTATGGAGGGAAGGACCTGCCGATAACACAGAAGTTCTTCATGGGCGGCCCACGTTCCCTGCGCGGCTTCACCATCCGGGACATCGGCCCGAAGGACGAGAACGGCGAGGCGATCGGCGGCGAGGCTTTACTGCAATTCAACGCTGAATTACAATATCCCTTCACCCGGTATTTCCGGGGCTACCTGTTTTACGACAGGGGCCAGGTATATGGAAAAGGAGACGTGCAGGGCAACACGACGGACAAGAATTTCGACATCGAGAATATGAGGCACAGCTGGGGGCTGGGCGTGCATTTCTTCTCCCCGATGGGGCCGATTACCCTGGCGTATGGATTCAAGCTGGACAAAAAGGCGAACGAGTCGCCCAGCGAATTCCATTTCACCATCGGAGGGGCGTTTTGAAGTCAATTAGCGAAAGGAGAATGACAGTGATGAGGACAATAATGGCGGCGCTTTTCTGCGCGGCGGCAGTCTTGGCCACTCCGAAAATATCGGCGGCGGACTCGAAGATCGGCGGGGTGAACATACAGAAAGTGCTGGACGATTCGGAGGCGGGGAAAAAGGCCCTGACTGAGCTTAAGGACCGGGCCGACAAGGAGAAGGACCACCTGGAGAAGAAGCTGGACGCCATCAAGAAACTGGAAAAGGACATCGAGTCGCAGAAGATGGTGGCCAAAGAGGGGGCCATCGTCGAGAAAGAGCAGGAGCTAAAGAAACTTAAAAGGGAACTGGACGCGTTCCGCGAGGACACCTCCCAGACCCTTCAGAAGGCCCAGGGGCAGACCATGCGCAAGCTCATCACCGACGTGCGCAGGATCATCAAGGACTACGCCAAGAAGAACGGATACACCCTCATCGTTGAAAAAGGTGACGACGCCGCCATGGTAAGCGGATTTGTGATGTACCTGGACGAGTCGGCGGACATCACCGGCGCCGTCATCAAGGCGTATGACGAGGAAACAAGGCAGGGCAAGAAAAAATGAAGCTTGGGCTCATAGCCGAAGCTTTGGGGCTGACGGCGTCCGGCGGCGGTGACATTGAGATTTCAAATGCCGCTCCGCTGGACACCGCCGGGCCGTCCGATATTTCGTTCGCGCTCAACAACCGGAGCGCCGCCGCCATAGCCGCTTCGCGGGCGGGTGCGCTGGTCCTTCCCAAAGGCTCCACTGTGGACCGCCCGGCGATCATCGCGGACAATCCGCTTTACGTGTTCGCCATGGTGATGGACATGCTCCACCCGGAAAAGGCCGCCGCCCCCTCCATCCATCCCACCGCCGTGATCGGGATGGACGTGAAGATCGGCGAGGGGGTTTTCATCGGCCCCCACGCCTCCATCGGTGACGGGAGCGAACTTGCCGAAGGGGTCAGCGTAATGGCCGGGGCGCGTGTGGGGGCCAACTGCGTGGTCGGCCCCGGTTCAAAACTGTTCGAAAACGTGGTGGTGTACGGCAAAACGAAGATCGGCGCCAGGTGCCGGATCCACGCCAACACCACCATAGGCTCCGACGGATTCGGCTACACAAGGCTCGGCTCCGGAAAACACCACAAGGTGCCCCAGCTTGGAAGCGTTGTGATAGAGGACGACGTGGAGATAGGGGCGAACACCTCCGTGGACAGGGGGATGCTCTCGGCCACGGTAATAAAAAGCGGAACCAAGATAGACAACCAGGTG encodes the following:
- the coaBC gene encoding bifunctional phosphopantothenoylcysteine decarboxylase/phosphopantothenate--cysteine ligase CoaBC — encoded protein: MKVILGVTGGVAAYKAADLARRLMDLGLGVKVVMTANAEKFVTPLTFEALTGSPVIRAGLPEPGEEPMPHITLGRECSMMIVAPATANIIGKMANGVADDMLSTLLTACGLPVLMAPAMNTKMWQNQPVQDNIEKLKSRGVTVIGPCSGLLACGDEGEGKMAPVEEITAAVADRLGIHRDMIGIKVVVTAGGTREPIDAVRYIGNRSSGKMGVALAREAALRGADVTLIAAAMEACAPDGVNVVKVETAIQMQKAVHIAFEEAHILVMAAAVGDYRVEEVPDKKVKSMEHWQVNLTPNPDILAGAGQRKGDRMTVGFAAETERALEYGREKLAEKNLDMIVVNDVSRRDIGFGSDFNEVTIINKDGVTANIGRDLKENVARKIFDEIMSLRSVKVKG
- the bamA gene encoding outer membrane protein assembly factor BamA — protein: MKKLERSSWIALAAAIFMAPLLFSTAFAAPQKTVKDIRVKGVTRADKSTVRYYIHAKIGKPYNAAEAAEDIRRLYGLGFFDEISLDLSDEQGGVVLTYVFKEKPFVREIVITGSKEVEEKLVAAKIKTQKGTFFRQDQIPWDCNRIKQVYRNKGFYFSDARAIVKKLGENQVDVEFVIDEGQKILVGGVTFRGATAFSQRTLQGQIESEPAAWYASVSDMGTYKKDALKTDLLRLESYYHDNGYIKVKIFDPEVEVDKERRKIYITFPLSEGEQYRVGSIQIEGDEVYTEAELAEKVKLKSGDVFNRSQFRQDIFEITDMYSQKGYAFANVLPAVEAKEETKTVDMKISVQKGKKVYVGRINISGNDETRDRVIRREFRLGEGELFNSEKLRRSRQRINNLSFFENVEIEQRSRKEEDLLDIETKVIERNTGQLSFSLGYSSIENLIIQGQVKWANLMGRGQDLSFTVDSSSRRSDFSVSFTEPAIFDREISGGFDVYNTAYTYDAYETRNTGAGIRIGKSLGEYLYGRLGYKLEKTEVTIIDSTTAGSYLLAQEGIATTGMVYPSLTYDTRNDPYSPSDGQRLYGLFELGGAGGDQQFWKGTGEHAIYKGLPFNFVGMFHTKIGIADGYGGKDLPITQKFFMGGPRSLRGFTIRDIGPKDENGEAIGGEALLQFNAELQYPFTRYFRGYLFYDRGQVYGKGDVQGNTTDKNFDIENMRHSWGLGVHFFSPMGPITLAYGFKLDKKANESPSEFHFTIGGAF
- the lpxD gene encoding UDP-3-O-(3-hydroxymyristoyl)glucosamine N-acyltransferase; the protein is MKLGLIAEALGLTASGGGDIEISNAAPLDTAGPSDISFALNNRSAAAIAASRAGALVLPKGSTVDRPAIIADNPLYVFAMVMDMLHPEKAAAPSIHPTAVIGMDVKIGEGVFIGPHASIGDGSELAEGVSVMAGARVGANCVVGPGSKLFENVVVYGKTKIGARCRIHANTTIGSDGFGYTRLGSGKHHKVPQLGSVVIEDDVEIGANTSVDRGMLSATVIKSGTKIDNQVQIGHNSVIGRDVIIAGCSGVAGSSEIGDGVMIGGASAVSDHVKVSSGALVAGFTGVHTDLTEPGVYSGPLAMKNMEYKRFVLSGKRLDKVNERLKALEEKMGGKEGKNE
- a CDS encoding OmpH family outer membrane protein; its protein translation is MRTIMAALFCAAAVLATPKISAADSKIGGVNIQKVLDDSEAGKKALTELKDRADKEKDHLEKKLDAIKKLEKDIESQKMVAKEGAIVEKEQELKKLKRELDAFREDTSQTLQKAQGQTMRKLITDVRRIIKDYAKKNGYTLIVEKGDDAAMVSGFVMYLDESADITGAVIKAYDEETRQGKKK
- a CDS encoding ATP-dependent Clp protease ATP-binding subunit translates to MFKRFTERARKVIILAREEAEKNQHEYLGTEHLLLGVLKDAGGVAVAVLQRLSVDLKQVRAEVERNMPPSSNTLIIGDIPFTSRAKKVLEYSVEEARSMGHSYIGTEHILLGLMREKDGIGARVLVNFGVTYADVREQTISLLREPASTQEKQQSKTPALDEFGRDLTEFAIKGKLDPVIGRDKEIERVIQILARRTKNNPVLIGEPGVGKTAIVEGMAQRIVSRQVPQLLYDKRVISLDLGSVIAGTKYRGQFEQRIKAIMKEITQAHNVILFIDEIHTLVGAGAAEGSVDASNMLKPALSRGEIQCIGATTLDEYRKYIEKNGALERRFQPIIVQPPGVDETIEIIRGLKEEYEAHHKAVITDEAIISAVRLADRYIADRFLPDKAIDVIDEAGSRVHLRKVTLPPDIRDMQKKIDELVADKKERIEKQEFEAAVELRDKEEEMRLEMDRLRDQWESRQDLSRPMVGEEDIAYVVSSITGIPLSRIEKEESHKLQVMSNELKKKIFGQEEAIDGVCKAIRRSRMGLKELNKPMGVFLFLGPTGVGKTELANVLAEYLFGDRTSLIRLDMSEYMEKFAASKLVGAPPGYVGYEEGGQLTERVRRRPYAVVLFDEIEKAHPEIFHMLLQIMDDGRLTDSYGRTVSFKNVILIMTSNLSARIIEKGATLGFQADNPEQSHKKMSDGIKAELRKTFNPEFLNRIDEIVTFHKLEKEHIARIVDLQIEELKKRLDEEGITLEVEQSAKEHLINEGFDPSYGARPLKRAVQKLIENPLSEEMLYGRFKRGSWVTVTFEEGKLEFHEKNPLVGSV